The segment TCAATCCGAGCTGTGTCATTCGAATTATCTGTCTAGGGCGGTATGTATCGCTGAACTTAGCAATTGGGCAGTCTGAAGTACACGTTCCACATTGGAAGCAACGAAGCAGTTTTTCTCCGCCAGGTATCTTACTTATTTCATACTTGAATACCTTGTCGATTTCTGAGGCTCTTATGAGCCTTTGCTCTGTTCCAGCCGTTTCGTTCATTGAACCTTGCTTCCATTTTTCTTTAGCGGGTTTGGCCCGAGTTGCTTTATTTGTTTAACCATGTCCCGTACTATGGTCGCAAACTTTTCCCCTTCACTTGCTGAAACCCATTCCAACCGCAAACGTTCTGGTTCTATCCCCAAGGTCTTTAAGACCCTCTTTAGAAGAGTTACTCTTCTTAATGCTTTGAAGTTCCCGCTAATGTAGTGGCAGTCGGAGGGAAGATGACAACCTGCAACAAGAACTCCGTCAGCGCCATCCTTGAAAGCTTCTAGAATGAAAGCGGGGTCTACTCTGCCACTGCACATAACGCGGATTATTCTTATGTTTGGCGGATATTGGATTCGGCTTACACCTGCAAGGTCTGCGCCTGCATAGGCACACCAGTTACAGAGGAAACCGATTATCTTTGGTTCGAAGTTTTCCTTTTCGGTCATGCTTTTACTTCCTCCATCAAAGTGGCTTTAACTTGAGCCATCATTTCTTCGGTAGTGAAATGCCCTAGTGTAATGGCTTTTGTCGGACATGCTGCTCCGCATACTCCGCAGCCTTTGCATAAGGCTTCAATTATGTGTGTGGTTACTTCTCCATTTCTCTCTTTTATTTCTATTGCGCTATAGGGACATAGATTTTCACAAATTTTGCAGCCACTACATAAATCTTCATCCACATTTGCAACTATTCCTTCCATTTCAAGTGTCTTCTTGGAAAGGATTGTTGCGGCTCTAGCTGCTGCTGCACATGCTTGTGATATGCTTTCGTCAATAAACTTCGGTGAGTGCGCCATTCCACATAGAAAAACTCCATCAGTTTGAAAGTCTACAGGTCTAAGCTTCATATGAGCTTCCAAGAAGAATCCGTCTTTTGTTAATGGTACTTTAAGCATTTCTGATATGCGTTTGTTGTCTGGATTTGGAATGGTAGCCGCGCTTAGAGCAATGATGTCGGGTTCTATTTCGATATCCTCTTTTATTATAGGTTCCCAAAATGTTATCTTAAGCTTCCCATCTTCGTTTGTTACTTTGGGCTTTCTGTCGTCATCATAGTTAATGAAAATTACACCTTTTGCTGCTGCTTCTCGATAGTAATCTTCTTTGAAACCATAGATTCTCACGTCCTTGTATAATATGTAAACGTCAGTTTCAGGATTTATTTCTTTGATTTTTAAGGCGTTCTTTATCGCTTGCCCGCAGCATATTCTCGAACAGTTAGGTCTTTTCTCAGTTCTAGAGCCTACGCATTGAATCATGACAATGTTTTCAGCGTTGAACTCGCCCTTTGTAATTTTTTCTTCCAACTCATGTTGCGTAATGACGTTTGGAGCTTTTCCGTACAGGTATTCCACGGGTTTATATTCAACTGCACCTGTGGCAACTATTACTATCCCATTTTCAACTTCTTTCTCTTCACCTTTGTAAAATATTTTAGACTTGAAGTTACCGACGAACCCGACGACATCAGTGACCTCTGCGCCTAGATAGACATGGATCTTGTCGTTCTCCATGACTTTTCTTATTAGCTGATTCAAGTACTTCTTAGGGTCCTCGCCTTCGAGGATATAGTAGATTCTGCGTAGATGCCCACCTAGATCCTTTTCACGTTCCACAAGGTGAACTTCAAAGCCTTGTTGAGCAAGTTCTAGGGCAGCAGTCATGCCGGAAACCCCGCCGCCGATAATTAAGCCTACAGGTGTCACATCTATTATCGGATTTCTCAAAGGTTTTAATAGCTGAACTTTTGCAACAATCGACCGAACCAGTCCTTTGGCTTTATCTGTTGCTTTTTCTGGTTCGTGCATGTGCACCCAACTGCATTGATCCCGTATATTTACCATCTCAAATAAGTATGGATTTAAGCCAGCCTCACGCACAGTTTCTCTGAACAGCGGTTCATGAGTTCTGGGTGTGCATGAAGCTACAATGACCCTATTTATGTTAAACTCCTTGATTCTTTCTCTCATGCTTTCCTGTGTATCTTGCGAACAAGTATAGAGATTCGCTTCTGCAAAGACAACATTTGGCAGTTTTTTAGCAAATTCCACAACTTCGGGAACATTCACTATCCCACCAATATTTATTCCACAGTGACAGACGAAGACGCCTATACGTGGCTCTTCTTTAGTTATGTCTCGTTCTAAGGGGTATTTCCTCTCAACTATTTCCTTTCCCCTTTCAGAGGCAATTAGGCTCATGGCCTTAGCTGCTGCACCGCTCGCTTGTGCAACACTTTCTGGAATATCTTTTGGGGCGGCAAATGCTCCACAAACAAATATGCCTTGTTTCGAAGTCTCGACAGGTGAGAAAATGTTTGTATGGCAGAAACTGTATTTATTCAGTTTTATTCCTAGCAAATTAGCTAAATTTTCAGCTTTTTTAGGAGGTAGCATTCCAATGGATAGAATTACCATGTCGAATTCCTCGCTTTTTGGCGTTCCGTTTTCAACGTAACACAAGTAGAGGTTATTTGTTGACGGGTCTTCTGAAATGCTAGCAATTCTTGACCTTACAAACCTTATTTTATGTTCTTCTTTGGCACGGTTGTAATAAGCGTCAAAATCTTTTCCATAGGCACGGATGTCCATGTAAAAAACCGTGCAATTCAGTTTGATTGGCACATGTTCTTTGGCTATTATCGCTTCTTTAATGCCATACATGCAGCATACGGCAGAACAGTAGTTATTGCCAAGCTGAGCATCTCTGGAACCGACACATTGAATAAAAGCTATTTTTTTGGGGATTTCACCATCAGAAGGCCTTAAGACAAGCCCACCATATGGTCCTGATGCGCTCAAGATACGTTCGAATTCTATGCTCGTAACAACATTTGGAAAACGCCCGTAATTATATTCGCTTTTAAGCCTTGCGTCAAATGGTTCGAATCCAGGTGCAAGAATAATTGACCCCACTACCAAGGTTACCTCGCTATCTTGTTGGTCGTATTCTATCGCCTTTGCTTTGCAGATTTCCTGGCAAGTCCCGCATCCTATACATTTTTCGCGGTCAATTATGAACTTTAAAGGAACAGCCTGTGGGTATTCGACGTAAATGGCACTCCTATTGCTTAATCCTTCGTTGAATGTGTCTACTGCCTTCACTGGGCATTTTTGTGCACAAAGTCCACAACCGTTGCACTTCTCTTCGTTTATATAACGACTTCTTTTTCGAACTCTTACCTTGAAGTTCCCAGCTTTACCACTTAAGTTTGTGATTTCTCCATTTGTTATCAAGTTTATGTTTGCATGTCTCCCAGTTGCCACAAGTTTAGGTGCAAGAATGCACATTGAACAGTCGTTTGTTGGAAATGTCTTGTCAAGCTGCGCCATCACGCCGCCTATGCTTGGTGACTGGTCAAGTAGGTATACCTTGAAACCAGAGTTCGCAAGGTCTAAGGCTGCTTGGATTCCACCGATTCCTCCCCCAACTACAAGAACAGCCCCAACTTTTTCTTCAGTCATTTTTATTGAACCTCCAACGCCTTGTAAAGCGGGGTTGTTTTTTCAACATGGTCTAATGATATCATTCCTTTCGTGCGCATGTCTACAATATGGTGAAGAACTGAAGCAGGTTTTTCATCAATAACTGATGCGAGTTCCTTAACTGACAGTGGCTTCCTTTCAGTTAGAATATGTATTTTGTGCTGGATGAACCCTTCTTTAACAATTTTATTGAGTAAATCGTCAAATTCTTCCTGCTGGATTGTCTCCCCATAAACATTCACAGCCTCTGTTAACTCCCTTTCCCTTCCCAATAGAACTCTCAAATGAAAATCTGCTGCAGCATTTCTAGCTGCACAGACATTCAACAGAACTTTTTCATCTGGTTTTTCCCCAGCCAAAGGAGATTGCCCCAAGGTCATTAGATGACTTCTAAAATCATCAATAATCTTTATGAAGCGTTCAATCTCAGCTGTATAGGTCAAGCTTAATTGCAGGCGCTCCTGGTTAAGACCAGCCAGTGAGAGAAGCTTCTTCAGCATCTTGATTTTCTGTTCAGCTTGAAGATTTCCTTCAATATAGTGGCAATCAGGTGAGTGACAACCAATTACCAAAACACCATCTGCACCCTTGGCAAATGTATTCAGCACGATAATTGGATCAATTCTACCAACACACATTACTCGTACGATGTGCATTTTTGGGGCCCCTTGTAGTCCAAGTGGGTTTGCGATGGTCACTTCTTTAGGCAGGCTCCAGTTACACACAAAACCAATGATTTTAGGTCTGAACGTCATATAGAATTTCTCCCCAGAGCAGTTGTAACATCAGTCAAAATTTGGGCAAACGAAAATTGCTTCATCGAAATCGCTCGTTCGGGACAATTTGCACTGCAAATGCCACAGCCCTTACATAGGCTCTCGTCGACCTGTGCAACCTCCATTTCGTTCTTTTTTATCGCACCATAGGGACAAACTACTGCACAAACATTGCAACCAGTGCACAAAGTTTCATCAACCACTGCTTTATCAGCTTCACACAAACCTTCATTTCCGAGACACTCCGTGCACGGACCGCATCCAAGACACCTTCGAGCTTCAAGAATGGCTACTTCCTTATTTTTCGCTAAAAGTTCAGTAGCCTCATCGAAACTAACTTTACATCTACCCACATCTATATCCAAGCTTGTATATCTTTCAGGCTTTTTCGTTATCTTTTTCCAGTCTTTAACCCAAGTTGTATCCTCAACTTCTTTTTCCCTTCCAGCCCTCAAATCCTTGCCATTCAGATAACGGTCAATTGACACTGCCGCTTGCTTACCTGCCCCTATAGCCTCGATGACACTCGCGGGACCAGTCGTTATTTCGCCTCCCGCAAAAACACCAGAAATCTTGGTTTCAAGCGTTAATGGATCAACAGAAATTAAACGTCCACGTTCATCTAGAAGTATTGATGGTAAAGATGAAGTTTCTGCCAGTTGACCGATTGCGGGAATTACCGTATCTACATCATATGTATGTTCAGATCCTTGGATTGGCACTGGACGTCTTCTACCGCTTGCATCAGGTTCGCCTAGCTCCATCCTCAAACATTCAACAGTTTTAACCCTTCTCCTTTCTCCGATAATTTGTCTAGGTGCAACAAGGAATTGGAACTTCACTCCTTCTTTCTTGGCGGCTTCTATTTCATAAGGAAGCGCTGGCATTTCCTTTCGTGAACGACGGTAAAGAATCGTAACGTCTTTCGCCCCAAGTCTTAATGAGGTACGAGCAGCATCGATAGCACTGTTGCCTCCTCCAATGACCACAACTTTTTCACGTATATCAAAGGATTTACCTTTTGAGACATCTCTTAGAAACTCAACGGCGTGAAAAACGCCCTCTAAATCCTCACCTGGTATCCTAAGTTTTAGACTTAGTTGCATCCCGATGGCTACGAATACAGCTTTGTAACCGTTGTTTCGTAAGGTATCTAGTTGAACGTCTTTGCCAAATTTTATACCTGTCTTGATTTCTACACCTAGGTCTTGGATGTATGCTATTTCATTTGACACGACATATTTTCGTAAACGATGATCGGGGATACCATACCTCATCATGCCGCCAGCTTCGGGCATGAGCTCAAAAACTGAGATTGGATAGCCGAGTTTTGCGAGTTCGTACGCAGCACTCAATCCTGCTGGTCCAGCACCAATTATCGCTACTTTTTCGATATGTATTTTGGGTATGGGATTTGCTTTTATTCTCCCTTGTTCTCGTTCAATATCTGCAGCAAGCCGCTTTAAATAACGAATACCCACAGGTTTATCGATTTCCTTTCTTATACACGCATCTTGACAAGGACTAAAACAAACCCTACCACAAATTGCTGGAAAGGGCATACTCTTTCTTATAAGCTCCACTGATTCTCTGAACTTGCCTTGCTGAATTAAGGCAATATATCCTTGAACATTCACATCCGCGGGGCACGCGGCACGACATGGTGGTAGTCTCAGTTTGTTCTTGAAATCGCGACTAGTTGCTGCCATCTTTTTTGGATATCTCCGTCGTTACCCACTTTGATGTAAAAAAGACTAGTCAGATGCCAAGGATTTTGCACGCCCAAAGTGACGCAACTTAATCACCCACATTTTATATTGCTTTGGTCCCATCAAATCCCTTAACTCCTCTTCCAATGTAATCAGGTTGTTAGGTTTGATTTCTGCTATCCATCCATCTTCATATGGGTCTTCATTGACTGTGGAAGGTTCATCTTGCAGAGCTTTGTTGATTTTGATGATTTTGCCACTAATAGGAGCATAGAGGTCGAACATGAACATCCATGTTTCAACAAATCCAAAGGGCTTTTCCCTGTTCACTTCGTGTCCGACTCGTTTAGTCTGCATACTGACTATTCCTTTTAGGCGTGTTTGGGCGTAGTCAGATAAACCTACTCTTACATTCCCTTCAGGTGTTACCATTGCCCATATGTGATTGGGGCTGCAAAGCAGGCGTTCATGGATGATAGGGTATTCCACCTTTTTCTCATCGGTCTTTTCATGGTTTTGTTTCAGTTCCTCAAGGCGTAGTCGAATGGCTTCAGAAACAAATTCAGAGAGACTGCGATATTGGCCGGTTTCAAGCGTCCTC is part of the Candidatus Bathyarchaeota archaeon genome and harbors:
- a CDS encoding FAD-dependent oxidoreductase gives rise to the protein MAATSRDFKNKLRLPPCRAACPADVNVQGYIALIQQGKFRESVELIRKSMPFPAICGRVCFSPCQDACIRKEIDKPVGIRYLKRLAADIEREQGRIKANPIPKIHIEKVAIIGAGPAGLSAAYELAKLGYPISVFELMPEAGGMMRYGIPDHRLRKYVVSNEIAYIQDLGVEIKTGIKFGKDVQLDTLRNNGYKAVFVAIGMQLSLKLRIPGEDLEGVFHAVEFLRDVSKGKSFDIREKVVVIGGGNSAIDAARTSLRLGAKDVTILYRRSRKEMPALPYEIEAAKKEGVKFQFLVAPRQIIGERRRVKTVECLRMELGEPDASGRRRPVPIQGSEHTYDVDTVIPAIGQLAETSSLPSILLDERGRLISVDPLTLETKISGVFAGGEITTGPASVIEAIGAGKQAAVSIDRYLNGKDLRAGREKEVEDTTWVKDWKKITKKPERYTSLDIDVGRCKVSFDEATELLAKNKEVAILEARRCLGCGPCTECLGNEGLCEADKAVVDETLCTGCNVCAVVCPYGAIKKNEMEVAQVDESLCKGCGICSANCPERAISMKQFSFAQILTDVTTALGRNSI
- a CDS encoding hydrogenase iron-sulfur subunit, giving the protein MTFRPKIIGFVCNWSLPKEVTIANPLGLQGAPKMHIVRVMCVGRIDPIIVLNTFAKGADGVLVIGCHSPDCHYIEGNLQAEQKIKMLKKLLSLAGLNQERLQLSLTYTAEIERFIKIIDDFRSHLMTLGQSPLAGEKPDEKVLLNVCAARNAAADFHLRVLLGRERELTEAVNVYGETIQQEEFDDLLNKIVKEGFIQHKIHILTERKPLSVKELASVIDEKPASVLHHIVDMRTKGMISLDHVEKTTPLYKALEVQ
- a CDS encoding hydrogenase iron-sulfur subunit, which translates into the protein MTEKENFEPKIIGFLCNWCAYAGADLAGVSRIQYPPNIRIIRVMCSGRVDPAFILEAFKDGADGVLVAGCHLPSDCHYISGNFKALRRVTLLKRVLKTLGIEPERLRLEWVSASEGEKFATIVRDMVKQIKQLGPNPLKKNGSKVQ
- a CDS encoding CoB--CoM heterodisulfide reductase iron-sulfur subunit A family protein, translating into MTEEKVGAVLVVGGGIGGIQAALDLANSGFKVYLLDQSPSIGGVMAQLDKTFPTNDCSMCILAPKLVATGRHANINLITNGEITNLSGKAGNFKVRVRKRSRYINEEKCNGCGLCAQKCPVKAVDTFNEGLSNRSAIYVEYPQAVPLKFIIDREKCIGCGTCQEICKAKAIEYDQQDSEVTLVVGSIILAPGFEPFDARLKSEYNYGRFPNVVTSIEFERILSASGPYGGLVLRPSDGEIPKKIAFIQCVGSRDAQLGNNYCSAVCCMYGIKEAIIAKEHVPIKLNCTVFYMDIRAYGKDFDAYYNRAKEEHKIRFVRSRIASISEDPSTNNLYLCYVENGTPKSEEFDMVILSIGMLPPKKAENLANLLGIKLNKYSFCHTNIFSPVETSKQGIFVCGAFAAPKDIPESVAQASGAAAKAMSLIASERGKEIVERKYPLERDITKEEPRIGVFVCHCGINIGGIVNVPEVVEFAKKLPNVVFAEANLYTCSQDTQESMRERIKEFNINRVIVASCTPRTHEPLFRETVREAGLNPYLFEMVNIRDQCSWVHMHEPEKATDKAKGLVRSIVAKVQLLKPLRNPIIDVTPVGLIIGGGVSGMTAALELAQQGFEVHLVEREKDLGGHLRRIYYILEGEDPKKYLNQLIRKVMENDKIHVYLGAEVTDVVGFVGNFKSKIFYKGEEKEVENGIVIVATGAVEYKPVEYLYGKAPNVITQHELEEKITKGEFNAENIVMIQCVGSRTEKRPNCSRICCGQAIKNALKIKEINPETDVYILYKDVRIYGFKEDYYREAAAKGVIFINYDDDRKPKVTNEDGKLKITFWEPIIKEDIEIEPDIIALSAATIPNPDNKRISEMLKVPLTKDGFFLEAHMKLRPVDFQTDGVFLCGMAHSPKFIDESISQACAAAARAATILSKKTLEMEGIVANVDEDLCSGCKICENLCPYSAIEIKERNGEVTTHIIEALCKGCGVCGAACPTKAITLGHFTTEEMMAQVKATLMEEVKA